The sequence below is a genomic window from Humulus lupulus chromosome 3, drHumLupu1.1, whole genome shotgun sequence.
TAATAGAAAAATGTGATCATTTAATAGTTGACAACTATATATAAATGATACATCATTCATGACATGGTTTTCggagaaaaataaatatatatgacaCACATGACATGGTGACAAAACATAAGAAAAGACTTAGTCAACCGTACTCTGCTGATGGTTTGAAAATGCATACTAGTAATGTTAATAAATCATTTTTCAACGTAATTATTCCAAACCTAACTTAATTACCAatggttattttaatatatatatatttttttttttgaggagaGGTTATTTTAATAGTTTGTTACCATAAAAtaatcttgaaaaataattaaatgcttattttttatattattttaattgatttttgtgCCTTCATTGCCATCCTTTATCTCACCTACTCCATTCACACATTATTTTAGTTAAATATTATTTCGAAAGTATATCTAGACCCTTTTTAAATTAGAGTATGTTCGACTATAACTCAAATTACATTTAGATACCAAAGTTAATAAAGAGGGTTagctataaaaaaaattgacagcTCTTAATGAAAATGATATTAAAATCGTTAGACGTGTTATTGGTCAACATTTTCGCAATGGTGATACATATTATGAaggaatatatattttaatttttattcgaAAACATGTCGATGTTTGtgttaaaataataaaatgagGTCATTTCAAGTATTTATGACTATTCTGTGGTAATATTTCAGAATATAAACATATAGACTCGAGCAggaaaaaaaaaggagagaagAAATTATAACAGTAAATTgataaaaatgttaaaaaatcatttaatttcatattaaataaattttaaggtACAGATAAGGTCACCCAAacagtttttttctaaaaaaaactttatatttttaaaatttgattaattagttattttcaaaattataaaataatgatAATATGACGAAATATATAGGGAAATATATATGTATGCTATTTCAATTTGTACAAAGATTTatcatttgttttttatttaaaactttaaaaaaaaatgaacaagCCATCAACAAAATATTTTGGTGGTAACTTCTACTCAGCTTCTTACATTGAAAAAAAAAGTCTCATTAGCaccaaaataaaatatctttgatGCATAGATAAgctttttaaattaattttcgagTCAAATCTTATAAGTATATAAGATAAATGTAAGagtttatatatatacactataTTCATGTGATTTATACAAATTTccttaattttttcaaaaataatcaAAATTAACAGAactctaaaaatataatatttatttataatgaaAAAGTCAATTGAAAATGAGATACCGGCCTTATTGCGTAAATCTAAATTTTCAAGTTTAACTTATTTTCGGAGTAATAATATAACTAAATTTTAATCTTCTATTGTTAGAATGAcgtaaaaaaatgttaaataagttgaatggctgaaaatcaatatcaatatatacttatattttaatattagatTAATGCTAGAATGTGAGAGTgaacatttatatttatattagacaataaataaacaataaatatatacttatatgtatttatatttatattagacaataaataaataaataattttaatttaaaatataaaaagaagaagaaagaaggagaaagcaaagaaagaaatcataaacaaacaCGTCGTAATCATTACCAATATTATTCTCTCCCACCCATTGACCTTAGTTCTGGCACTGTAGGACTCTATGGTGTGTTTTCacgaagaaattaaaaaaaaaggaatattttttaaaaataaacagtaaaaaagaggaaaaaaaaaactcatagcCCAAGATTTGTCTGGCATTGTAGCAAATTAATCCATTTCTAAATCACAAAGGGGGAGTTTCATAATAATAACAAAgaggtaaaagaaaaagaaaaaagaaaagaaagaatcaGATGATAATAATTAGAATATTTGATAATAAAAAGATCATTCATAGAGAGCCACTTTGAGATCGATCAAAATGGAGAAGTTGACCACAACATTTGGGGCACTCTTGGACCTGTTTAGGTACCATGAAATACATGAAACAGCTCTTGCACCCTCCCACTACCAAAACATGGTCCTTCTCTGCTCCTCGATACTGAGACTCTCTCGAGGTTGGTGCAGGTGGAGGGGACGACTCAGACGACGATTCTTCACTGTCGTATGAGCTATCTTCTTCTGAATAATAATAATCTCCATTACCATTACCATTACCATTACCATTGTTACTATACTCTGTTACTGTTGTTCTTGGATCTTCTTTTGCTTTCATTCCGTTCCTCCAGTTTATATAGTAAATCTCACCCGTCTGCAAATTATTAACTAGATTTCATTAATCACCCCATTTACAATATCATACAAGTCAGTACTGTTTATCCCTATTATCAATCAATCTATGTCTAT
It includes:
- the LOC133822414 gene encoding protein CURLY FLAG LEAF 1-like yields the protein MAAPNMATITASLEQSFQNCSLNNSAGEAATSRVLHGIGRRSSSSSTSTNQDEELAASQENHHLHTPDDNTTLELNSHISLPYHWEQCLDLKTGEIYYINWRNGMKAKEDPRTTVTEYSNNGNGNGNGNGDYYYSEEDSSYDSEESSSESSPPPAPTSRESQYRGAEKDHVLVVGGCKSCFMYFMVPKQVQECPKCCGQLLHFDRSQSGSL